The genome window CCGAATCCGAAACATAAATGTTTCCCGCATCGTCAATTTCAATACCATTGGGATGGATGTCGCCTTCCAGTTTTCCCCAGGACTCCGCCGCCACCTTGTCGATTATTCCCTCCGGTGTGATGCGCCGGATAAAGGGGTTTGCCGTGTCCGCGACAAGCAGGTTGTCGTGGTTATCAAACGCAATATCCTTGATGACGTAAAACGACGCCTCGCGGGCCGGGCCGCCGTCGCCCCCAGTGCCAACCCGGCTGTCTCCGGCAAACCAGGTGATGGTCCCCTCGCGATCGATTTTTCGAATACGCCAACCGTTGCCGGAACGGACCACAACGTATAAGTTTTGACTGGAATCCAAGGCCAGATCAGAGGGCTTTTGCAGGGTGGCTTTCAGGGCGGAACCCTGGTCCCCGCTGTTGCCAATCTTGCCGTTCCCGGCCAGGGTCACGATTTGTTGTTCGGGGGTCAGCTTTCGAATGACGTTGTGCATTTGATCCGAAAAAATCAAATTCCCTTCGGAGTCCCGCACCAGGCCGGAAGGACCGTTCAAGGTCGCTCCCAATCCCTCTCCCTCGTCTCCTTTAAAGAACTGTTCTCCGTTGCCCGCAATGGTTTCGACCCGCTGAGTCGCAAAATCCAGCCGACGAATGCGAAAGTGATTTCGATCGACCACATACAGGGTCTTTTCATCCGGACCTAAAGCCAGGGCGAAAGGCAAATGCAGGTTGGTTTGGGGAGCCAGGCCCTGGTCTCCATTGAAATGTGTGTTCCCGGTGCCCATGATGGTGGTGATGATGCCCAGGGGGCTCACTTTGCGGATTTTGCTGTTGTTGCGGTCGGCAATATAAATACTCCCCTTTGTGTCCACTGCCACATCGGTGGGGTAGGCCAGATTGGCCTCGAAGGCCGGGCCCCGATCGCCTCGGGAGGCAAACAGGCCGTCTCCCGCGACGGTGGTGATGATTCCATCTTTGTTTACCTTCCGCACCCGGTTGTTGCCCCGATCCGCGATGAAAATATTTCCCTTGTCGTCCAGTTCAATCCCAAAAGGAAATTTCAGAAAAGCGTCGAGGGCCAGTTCAAAGTCCCCGCCATACCAGGCCGGACCCAGACCCACGACGGTGGTGATGATGCCTTTTGGATCGACCCTGCGGATCCGATTATTGGACCGGTCGGAAATGTACAGATTGCCTTCTTCGTCCACCGCCACATCCGAGGGGAGATTCAAGCTGGTTTCGACGGCGGGCACCTCGTCGCCGGTGAAATCCCCTTTCCCATTGCCCGCGACGGTGGTGATGATGCCTTCCGTATCCACTTTTCGAATGCGGTGGTTGTTGCGATCCGCGACATACAGGTTTCCTTTGGGGTCCACCGTCAACCCCGCCGGCGAATTCAGCGAAGCCCGGATGGCCGGGCCGCCGTCGCCCGAAAACGCCGCTTTCCCGTTTCCGGCAACAGTGGTGATGATGCCGTTGCGATCGATTTTACGGATGCGATGCTTGGAGCGGTGGCTGATGTAAACATTGCCTTCCCGGTCCACGACGATCCCATCCACCAAAGTCAATGGGACCGAAAGGGCAGGCTGGCCGTCGCCGATTTCCGGGTAGGGATACAGGGTTTCCCCCGTATAGGCTGGGCTGGCGGACATTGGAATCCATATTAAAAAGGCCGCCAGTATTTTGGATAAGAATTGCATGGTCATTCCATTCGGTTGCGCCTGGATCTTTTTCCGGAATCGAAGCTGGTCAAAATGGGGCACTCTTCCGATGGCACCGTTTTCTGACACTTTAAAATAAGTCCTTTTAAAGCTTTCTTGATGGATTGAAGCGATTGGATTTTTTGGTCGACTTCGGTGAGCTTTTTTTCTGCCTGGGTCATCACCGTCCGGCATTGCCGGGTTCGAGTGGTTCGCAGGCGCAGAAGCTCGGAAATTTCACTTAAGGTGAAACCCACTTCCTTTGCATTGCGGATGAACCGGATACGGTGAATATAATCCTCGGTATAAAGACGGTATCCGGAAGGGGAGCGGGCAGGGGGCTGGATCAGGCCCTTCTTCTCATAATAGCGGAGGACCTCAATATTGATGCCACATTGTTGGGCCAGTTTGCTTCGAGTGTACATGGCTCTCCTTCTTCGAGATCTTCAATCTAAACCCTGTTCCATGGACCAGAGTCAAGGCCAATCCATCGGTTTTGGGCCTATAAGGAGTCTGTATGAAAAGGTAGGGACCCGCTCCGGGCAGGTCAACGCCTATTTCCAGGATATTTTCGGGGTTGGCGCCGGGCTCACCCGGTGCGATGTCTTGTCTGTTGGTGATTTATTTTGGTTTTCCGAGGAAGGCAACGCAGAGCATGGTCTTATCCACGCTGTCTCCGGGAATGGGAATCTGTCCGGCGATGCCGTAACTCTGGTTCAGGTTCTTGAAAAGCCCGGCCAGGCTCAACGGATCTTCCCCAAAATCGCGGATGGAGCGGCGGGTGGTGACCGACTCGTAAAACGACCGGTCGCTGGCGCTCAATTCCTCTTTCGGTATCAACTCCACTTTTTTTGCGTGCGGTTACTGTTTGAGGAAGATGAGGAAATATTTTCGATAACGGAAGCACTGGAAGAGGCCATCGATCTGGGAGAGGTGGGCAAGCAATTCGATGTGGTTTTTGTTATTTTGAAAGCGAAGGCGGCCGAAGTATTGAGTCAGCCTTTTCGGCTCGTTTGACAGCGGAGGTGTTCGGCGAGTAAAATGGTTTTTAATTTTGAGAAATTTTTTACCTGAAGATATTGCAAGTGCACAAGTGCAATTGAACCCATGGCTGGCACGGATTAGGGGGCAACTTTGGGGGCAGGTGAGAAAAATTTAATCGCTTAAACGGTTTAAATATAATTTGTTATAAGGTTTGTTCAGGAGTCCCCGCCCCACCAATTTTGTAAAAGTCGAACCCGGGAAGTTATGGAAGTATCATTTCATGAAACTCTATATATTGACGGCGATACTTTCCTTTTTCCTTTTGGGTTGTGCAACAAGCAATAAAATACTCCGTTCAACTGTCCAAACACGGTCTGTAACAGACGTCAAATGGGAAAAGCTTAACCCGGCGCGTGGCGAAAAAAGCCCGAAAGCAGCAAATCTGTGGGGTGATCGAAAAGATAAGGTTCCAACTGGGTTTTTAGTTAAATTTGTCGATGGGTTTTCTTCTCCTCCGCACATTCACAATGTAACTTACAGAGGAATTGTGTTGAATGGCCTCATTCACAATGATGATCCCTCTGCTGCCGTTATGTGGATGCCAAAGAGTTCTTATTGGACTCAGCCTGCAGGCGAAGCTCATATCACATCTGCCAAGGGAACAACAAACATTGCCTTTATTGAAATAGATAGCGGCCCTTACCTTGTCCGGCCAGTGAGCAAAGCCTTCGATAATGGGGAGAGGCCCATACATGTTCAAAATTCAAACATTACTTGGGTCGATAAAGGAGAAGCAAAAGTAGCCTTCCTGTGGAAAGATTCAAATCATCAAATTTCTGGACGCCTTGTTGAATTTCGTAATTCCATAATAATTGGTGGCCAAAATAATCGAGTGGTTGTGGTGGATGGGAGTATTGAAGTTGACGAGAAAAGTAACCGTATTTTAATGCCAGGAAGCCTTATTACGATGGATAAGGATTCAAGCACGACTTTTCTATGCCGGGGACAGGTGAGCTGTATTGTTTATGTGAAGTCGGATGGCAATCTTGTACTGAATTAGGGAGCTATATTACAAGGCTGAGAGGCACAGACACGGGTTCGACTTCAGAGTATTCGCCTCCACCCATTTCAAGTCCGATGAAACCCGAGGGAGCAGGACCCGGGCGCCGCCGGGACGAGAGACGTCATGGCCGTTGAGTTGAATCACACCATCATAGACGCTGTGGACAAGAAGAAGTCCGCCACCTTCATGGCGGACATACTGGGCTTGCCCGCTCCTGAAGAGTTCAGTCATTTCCTCATTGTCCGTACCAGCAATAATGTGAGTCTGGATTTTCTCGAAACCACGGATAAAATCGAGACTCAACACTATGCCTTCCTGGTGAGCGAAAAGGAGTTCGATCAAATTTTCGGACGTATCACGGACCGCGGGCTGCCATACTGGGCCGATCCCCAGCAAACGAAACAAGGCGAGATCAATCATCATGACGGCGGCCGCGGTGTGTACTTTGAAGATCCTTCCGGTCACCTGCTCGAAATCATCACCCGCCCTTACGGAAGCCAGGCGTAATATTCCGGCTCCACACTGGAAAATGTTTTTTCATTTGTAGTTTTTGGATTTGCCCTCGTCGCTCCCTTCCATTTTCGTCAGGCTTTCAGGATTAATGCAATTTAAGAGTGGGGTGTTTATCTGATGTGATCTACTCCAAACTCTTAACTCTGAAAGAGTTTAAAGGCCACTTTATATCGACTCCAAACCTTTGGTTCTTCGAAAAAATCAATTTTTGAATATATTGCATTTGAAACCAGAAACTTGAGGTGGGCGGAAAATTATCTTTAAAACCAAGGTTTAAAAAAAATAGTTATACTGTAAAAGTTCGGAAAACAAACGGCGTATTGTCAAGGGGGGATGGAAATGACGTTTCCATCGATGGCCCAAAATGCTCTGCTACTTGAGGGATCTTATGAAATGGGCCTGGTGGCCCTCTCTTACCTGATTGCGGTATTCGCTGCCTTCACCGCACTCGATGTGATGTCCCGTATCAGGAAAGGCAACGCCCCTCCGCGCCATTTCCTGATCGTAAGCAGTGCCGTTTGCATGGGCGGTGGAATCTGGGCGATGCATTTCATCGGCATGCTGGCATTCCGCCTGCCGATGCCCGTCTCCTACGATTTTCTCCTCACGCTGTTCTCCCTGTTTGTTGCGATCATTTCCTCCGGCGCCGCGTTTTACTTTTGCGGTTCCCTGCGGTACCACCCCACCAGAATGATATGGGGCGGGCTTCTCATGGGGTCTGGTATTACCTGCATGCACTATTCCGGCATGCTGGCCATGACCATGGAAGCCACCCAGCATTACGATCTCGGCATGGCCGGTCTTTCCGTTTTGATTGCCGTGGTTGCTTCCATGGCCGCGCTGTACATCATGATGAAATCGCGGCAGGAGGACAGGTACAACAGTTTTCTGGTGAAAATGCTCGCGGCCATCATCATGGGCGCAGCGGTGGTGGGCATGCATTACACCGGCATGGCGGCGGGCATCTTCGTCCCGTCCCAGGAAATCGCACACCAACAGGAAGTCCTGCTGGATAAAGACACCCTGGCGCTGGCTGTGGTGCTGATGACGTTTTTCATTCTCACCATCGCCCTTCTGCTGGAAGAGTACTCCTCCATCACTCTGCTTCCGGTTTTGTTTTCTTTTTTCATGATCGGCATCGGTTGGGGCGGTTTCCAACTGGTGCAGAAAGAAGTGAAAGGGAACATCGCCAATTTGCTGAGAACCCACCTTCAAATCAATGTGGAAGCCATCGACGCCGTGGTGAAAAAGGAACTCCAGATTATAAAGTTCTGGAGTGGGGACGAGCGGGTACGGCCCAACATCCTTTCGCTTGCGCAAAAAGCCACGAAACAAGACATGACCCGCGAAGAATTGATGGCCACTCCGGAACTCGCCCGATTGAGAAAAATTCTGGGACCCTTCCACCGCAACCAGGATCATATCGGATTTGTGGTGGTGGACACCACCGGTCGTACCCTGGCGGCACTTCTGGAGGAACCGGTGGGGCAATCGTTGTTGAAAGGAAAACCGTTTGTAGAGAAGGCGCTGGCTGGCAACGTGGTGTTCTCTTCCCCGTTCTGGGCGGAAGTCAAACTTCCGGGCCTGAAAGGGATTTATGATAAGAACCAGCCGACGATCTTTGCCGCGGCGCCGGTGCGCCATGCAGATGGAGGCGTGGCGGCGGTGTTGGCATTCCGTCTGCGCCCTTCCATCGCTTTTGGTAAAACCCTGGAAACCACCCACTCCGGAGAAACCGGAGAAGCGTACGCCTTCAACCGGCAAGGGATCATGATCGGTCACAGCCGGTTTGACCATCAGATCAAGAAGTTTGGTTTGGCCGAACTCAATAAAAATTTGGGAACCTATATACTGGAGGTTCGCGATCCCGGAGGCAGTGTCCTGGAAGGATACAAGCCCACCCTGCCGCGGAAGCAGCAACCTCTCACCCGCATGGCGGCGAGTGCGGTGATGGGGGAAAGCGGATTGGATGTCAATGGATACCGCGATTATCGGGGAGTTGCCGTGGTTGGAGCGTGGACATGGCTTCCCCAATATGGAATCGGTGTGACGGCGGAGATGGACTTCGATGAGGCGTTCCGTTCCTCCCGGACACTGGAAAGGATTTTTGTTTCCCTTCTGTTTGTTTTGTTTTTTGCGGTGGTGATCACCCTCATCGTCAAGCGCAGGCACACCGATGCGGAACTGCGTGAAAAACAATCCCAGACAAATGAAATCAAGGCGAGGGACGAAGCGGAAAAATTCCGCCAGCTGTTCCTCGCGGAATCGGACGCCATCCTGATCTTCGATGTGGAAACGCGGAAAGTTCTGGACGCCAACCCGTCCGCGGAAAATATGTATGGTTATCCGAGGCAGGCGTTGCTGGGCCTGGAGCTGGAAATGTTGTCGGGCGATCCGGCCGCAACGTTGCAGGTTTTTGGGGAAGTGGTTGCGGGGGAATCGGTTGGCATGGTGGTCTGCCATCATAAAAGGAAAGACGGCCGGGAGTTTCCCGTCGAAGTGTCGGCGGGCCTCATCCAAACCAGCGAGGGAAAAGTTGCATTTGCGGTGATCCGGAACATCACCCGGCGCGTGAAGGCGGAAGAAGACCTGAAAAGCAGTGAAGAACGGTTTGCGTTGGTCATGGACGCCAGTCAGGACGGGCTTTGGGACGCCGACATGGTCACGGGAAGGCGCTATTTCAGCGCCCGCTGGATGGCCATGCTGGGTTACGGACCGTTTGAATTACCCCATGTTCAGTCCACCTTTTTCGATTTGTTGCATCCGGAGGATATGGAAGCTTATCGGGAACGGATTCACAGGCACCTTGAAGAGGAGGACAGTCATTTTGAGTTCACCCTGCGCCTCCGGCATAAGGATGGATCGTACCGGTGGATTCTGACCCGGGGAAAAACGGTGCAGCGCGATGAGCGGGGACGCGCCCTGCGCGCGGTGGGCACGCATACGGACATCACCGAGCGCAAACTGGCGGAACAGAAACTGGTGGAGGCGGAACGCAACGCCAGCTTGGCGAGCGAAGCCAAAAGCCGGTTTGTCGCCAACATGAGCCACGAGATCCGCACGCCCATGAACGCCATTCTCGGCCTCACGCACCTGACCCTGCGCACCGATCTCGACGACAGGCAGAGGGAGTTCGTCATCAAAATTCAAAAGTCCACCGACAGCCTGCTGGGCATCATCAACGATATTCTGGACTTTTCCAAAATCGAAGCCGGCAAACTGGATTTGGAAAAGGTGCCCTTCAATCTCGAAGAGGTTTTGGAAACCGTCTCTCAGCAGGAGTTCTACCGGGCGCAAAAGAAGGGTACGGAACTGATCTTCTTCAACTCTCCCCTGGTGCCCGCGAAACTCATTGGCGATCCTCTCCGCATGGGGCAGGTGCTGACCAACCTGGTCAACAACGCCATCAAGTTTACGGAAAAGGGAACGGTCGCCGTGTACACCGACCTGGTTTCCGCCAATCCGGAAGAGGATCGGGTCCATCTGAAATTTGTGGTTCGGGACACCGGCATTGGCATGAGCCCCGAACAACTCCAGCGTCTGTTCAAGGCGTTCTCGCAGGCAGACCCCTCCACCACACGCCGCTATGGCGGGACGGGTCTGGGACTTGCCATCACCCAGCAATTGGTGGAGTTGATGGATGGGACCATCGACGTCAAGAGTTCGGAAGGCAAAGGAACCACCTTCACTCTGGTCCTGCCGTTTGAATGCGGAGAGAAAGGGGTTGGCACGTTGCCAGCGACGACGGCATATATGGAGAAACGGGCGTTGATCGTGACTTCCAGCTCCGACGAAATCGGTATGGCAAAAGAAATGTTGATGACAGTCTCTTGTCAGGTCGATTGCGTGCCGTCGCTGGAGGAGGCAGAGAAAAAGCTGGGCGAAACAGGGCTGAAAGCCTACGACCTGATCCTGCTGGATATCAACGAGAATTCGGAAAACTGGCAAGAGGCCTGCCGGCGCATAAAAAACCAAAGCGCCAATGAGAAGGCTCCTAAAATCGTTGTGGCGGCTCCAGAGGAAAACCTCGTCCAATACAGTTCCATGAAAAACCAGTGTGTTGACGGGTTTTTGAACAAACCCATTCAGCTGTCACAGTTGTTCAATATGATTATGGACCTGGTTTACGAAAAACAAAAAACCTCGGTGGCCGGTCTCACGCAGAAGCCGGTCAATGCGTTCCACTCCGCGTTCTTTGCCGGGAAGAAAGTGCTGGTGGCGGAAGACAACGAAATCAATCAGCAGGTGGCCCGCGAACTGTTGCAGGAGGTTGGATTTGAAGTCCGGATGGCCAACAACGGACAGGAGGCTCTCAGCGCGTTAAAGGAAGAGCGCTTCGATCTGGTTTTGCTGGACCTCCAGATGCCGGTCATGGATGGCCTGGAAGCCGCGCGGCACATCCGGGAAATGGTGCAATTCAAAAACCTGCCGTTGATCGCCATCACCGCCAACGCCATGGTCGGCGACCGGGAGAAAACCCGGAATGCAGGCATGAACGACCATATCACCAAACCCATTGATCCGGAAGCGATGTACCGCACCCTCCATCGATGGCTGGGTGATTGCCGTTCCCGCGCCCCCATGCCGGAAACCGGTGCCACTTCACCGGAACCCAAGCCGATCCCCGGCGGGGACTGGACGATCGAAGGCATCGATGTGGATCAAGCCATTCGCCGGATTGGCGGCAAGAAAGAAACGTACGTTAAAATTTTAACCGGATTTTATGAGCAGCACTTGGGCCAGGCCGGACGCATTGCCGCGGCGCTGGAGGCGGGCGATTTCCAGACCGCGCAAAGCGAGGCGCATTCCTTGGCCGGGGTGGCGGGAAACATTGGGGCGAACGACCTGTTCCATTCCGCCAAGGAGTTGGAAACCGTGTTGGAGAAAAACAAAGCCCAGCAACGGGACGGAGCCTTTCGTGATTTCATGCGGAACTTTGACTGCATCATGGAAGCGGTGGGGCAGTGGCTCCAATCAAGAGGCATTCCCACCCATCCTGTTGTGAAGGCGGCCCCGGTGCGTGTGGAGAATTTGGAGGGAGACTCGCAGTTGATCATGCTTTTGAACAACATCGCTCAACTGCTTTCGGAGAACGATCGGCGTGCGCTCAACCGATCCCTGACCCTCCGCGGTTATTTGGAAAATTCACCCTTGCACCAGGAGTGGGTGCAGTTGAAGCAAGCTCTGGAGCAATATGAATTTGCGGATGCCGGGAAAATCCTGCAAGCCATCCAAATAAAAGTGCAGGAGAAGACGATTCTCTGAACGCGGCGTCGCCGGATCTTCTTTGGCAGGCGTGGTTATTTGTTGATGACCTGATCGGGCTTGCCGTCGTGATTGCGGTCGATCTCCACCCGCACCACCTTGGCGTCCGGTCCGTAAATCTGCCACTGGTCCGGCTTGCCGTTGCCGTTGGTGTCGAACCCGGCCTTATCCATCACCTCGGAGTTGTTGAAGTACTGCCACTGGTCTGGCTTGCCGTTGCCGTTGGTGTCGAAAGACGATTCGGAAATTTTCCCGGCACTGTTTAGCTGATCCCAACGGTCGATCTTGCCGTCTTTGTTGGCATCGTACTCAATGCGCTCCAGCTGTTCCGAAGCGTTGAAGTACTGCCACTGGTCGGGTTTGCCGTCTCCGTTTTCATCGCGCACGGCTTTTTCCAGTTTGCCCTGCTTATTGTAGAATTCCGTCCAGTCGACCCTGCCGGAGTAGGTGGAATCCAATTCCATTTTCTGGATCCCGCCGGAAGCGGAGTAATGTTGGAACTGGTCCATCTTTCCGTCGTGGTTGCGGTCGAACTCGACGCGCGTGCGTTTTCCGGCGTCATCGTAATATTCCACCTGGTCCGGTTTGCCGTCGCCGCTTTTATCGAACTCCACTTTCTCCGGTTTGCCGCTGGCGGAGAGGTGTTGCCACTGGTCAACCTTGCCGTCGAAGTCGGAATCGATTTCGTGAACCTCCGCCAGCGTGGGAGCGGCAGCGAGGGTGAATGCCGCAAACGCGGCCCAAGCGATGAAATGAATTTGTTTTTTCATGATCCTATTTGTTTAGAATGAATGAAATGG of Nitrospina watsonii contains these proteins:
- a CDS encoding NHL domain-containing protein, which codes for MSASPAYTGETLYPYPEIGDGQPALSVPLTLVDGIVVDREGNVYISHRSKHRIRKIDRNGIITTVAGNGKAAFSGDGGPAIRASLNSPAGLTVDPKGNLYVADRNNHRIRKVDTEGIITTVAGNGKGDFTGDEVPAVETSLNLPSDVAVDEEGNLYISDRSNNRIRRVDPKGIITTVVGLGPAWYGGDFELALDAFLKFPFGIELDDKGNIFIADRGNNRVRKVNKDGIITTVAGDGLFASRGDRGPAFEANLAYPTDVAVDTKGSIYIADRNNSKIRKVSPLGIITTIMGTGNTHFNGDQGLAPQTNLHLPFALALGPDEKTLYVVDRNHFRIRRLDFATQRVETIAGNGEQFFKGDEGEGLGATLNGPSGLVRDSEGNLIFSDQMHNVIRKLTPEQQIVTLAGNGKIGNSGDQGSALKATLQKPSDLALDSSQNLYVVVRSGNGWRIRKIDREGTITWFAGDSRVGTGGDGGPAREASFYVIKDIAFDNHDNLLVADTANPFIRRITPEGIIDKVAAESWGKLEGDIHPNGIEIDDAGNIYVSDSGKSLIWKIDPEFAVTVFAGTGEFEDHSDGGPAVKAGIRSPGDLKFSPNGDLYVAEQTSHVIRRIDLNGIIHRVAGTGEAGFEGDGGPAVDAQINGPASMAFDEKGNLYFTDRLNSRLRKVDTNGIITTLAGKDHSGFLSDGLEVNLVVHNFP
- a CDS encoding DUF4437 domain-containing protein: MKLYILTAILSFFLLGCATSNKILRSTVQTRSVTDVKWEKLNPARGEKSPKAANLWGDRKDKVPTGFLVKFVDGFSSPPHIHNVTYRGIVLNGLIHNDDPSAAVMWMPKSSYWTQPAGEAHITSAKGTTNIAFIEIDSGPYLVRPVSKAFDNGERPIHVQNSNITWVDKGEAKVAFLWKDSNHQISGRLVEFRNSIIIGGQNNRVVVVDGSIEVDEKSNRILMPGSLITMDKDSSTTFLCRGQVSCIVYVKSDGNLVLN
- a CDS encoding MHYT domain-containing protein translates to MTFPSMAQNALLLEGSYEMGLVALSYLIAVFAAFTALDVMSRIRKGNAPPRHFLIVSSAVCMGGGIWAMHFIGMLAFRLPMPVSYDFLLTLFSLFVAIISSGAAFYFCGSLRYHPTRMIWGGLLMGSGITCMHYSGMLAMTMEATQHYDLGMAGLSVLIAVVASMAALYIMMKSRQEDRYNSFLVKMLAAIIMGAAVVGMHYTGMAAGIFVPSQEIAHQQEVLLDKDTLALAVVLMTFFILTIALLLEEYSSITLLPVLFSFFMIGIGWGGFQLVQKEVKGNIANLLRTHLQINVEAIDAVVKKELQIIKFWSGDERVRPNILSLAQKATKQDMTREELMATPELARLRKILGPFHRNQDHIGFVVVDTTGRTLAALLEEPVGQSLLKGKPFVEKALAGNVVFSSPFWAEVKLPGLKGIYDKNQPTIFAAAPVRHADGGVAAVLAFRLRPSIAFGKTLETTHSGETGEAYAFNRQGIMIGHSRFDHQIKKFGLAELNKNLGTYILEVRDPGGSVLEGYKPTLPRKQQPLTRMAASAVMGESGLDVNGYRDYRGVAVVGAWTWLPQYGIGVTAEMDFDEAFRSSRTLERIFVSLLFVLFFAVVITLIVKRRHTDAELREKQSQTNEIKARDEAEKFRQLFLAESDAILIFDVETRKVLDANPSAENMYGYPRQALLGLELEMLSGDPAATLQVFGEVVAGESVGMVVCHHKRKDGREFPVEVSAGLIQTSEGKVAFAVIRNITRRVKAEEDLKSSEERFALVMDASQDGLWDADMVTGRRYFSARWMAMLGYGPFELPHVQSTFFDLLHPEDMEAYRERIHRHLEEEDSHFEFTLRLRHKDGSYRWILTRGKTVQRDERGRALRAVGTHTDITERKLAEQKLVEAERNASLASEAKSRFVANMSHEIRTPMNAILGLTHLTLRTDLDDRQREFVIKIQKSTDSLLGIINDILDFSKIEAGKLDLEKVPFNLEEVLETVSQQEFYRAQKKGTELIFFNSPLVPAKLIGDPLRMGQVLTNLVNNAIKFTEKGTVAVYTDLVSANPEEDRVHLKFVVRDTGIGMSPEQLQRLFKAFSQADPSTTRRYGGTGLGLAITQQLVELMDGTIDVKSSEGKGTTFTLVLPFECGEKGVGTLPATTAYMEKRALIVTSSSDEIGMAKEMLMTVSCQVDCVPSLEEAEKKLGETGLKAYDLILLDINENSENWQEACRRIKNQSANEKAPKIVVAAPEENLVQYSSMKNQCVDGFLNKPIQLSQLFNMIMDLVYEKQKTSVAGLTQKPVNAFHSAFFAGKKVLVAEDNEINQQVARELLQEVGFEVRMANNGQEALSALKEERFDLVLLDLQMPVMDGLEAARHIREMVQFKNLPLIAITANAMVGDREKTRNAGMNDHITKPIDPEAMYRTLHRWLGDCRSRAPMPETGATSPEPKPIPGGDWTIEGIDVDQAIRRIGGKKETYVKILTGFYEQHLGQAGRIAAALEAGDFQTAQSEAHSLAGVAGNIGANDLFHSAKELETVLEKNKAQQRDGAFRDFMRNFDCIMEAVGQWLQSRGIPTHPVVKAAPVRVENLEGDSQLIMLLNNIAQLLSENDRRALNRSLTLRGYLENSPLHQEWVQLKQALEQYEFADAGKILQAIQIKVQEKTIL
- a CDS encoding heavy metal-responsive transcriptional regulator; the encoded protein is MYTRSKLAQQCGINIEVLRYYEKKGLIQPPARSPSGYRLYTEDYIHRIRFIRNAKEVGFTLSEISELLRLRTTRTRQCRTVMTQAEKKLTEVDQKIQSLQSIKKALKGLILKCQKTVPSEECPILTSFDSGKRSRRNRME
- a CDS encoding VOC family protein, which encodes MAVELNHTIIDAVDKKKSATFMADILGLPAPEEFSHFLIVRTSNNVSLDFLETTDKIETQHYAFLVSEKEFDQIFGRITDRGLPYWADPQQTKQGEINHHDGGRGVYFEDPSGHLLEIITRPYGSQA